GGTGAAGCGCGGCAGCCTCGAGGAAGGCGGCCGCTTCGTCGAGCGCGCCGCGACGCTGCTCTTCGAGCGCGGCGTCGGGCACGTGATCCTCGGCTGCACCGAGCTTCCGGTCGCGCTCGACGCGATCGGCTCGCCCGCGTGCGCGCGCTGCGTCGACGCGACCCGCGCCCTCGCCCGCGAGTGCGTCGCGTGGTCGCTCAGCGCGAGCTGAAAATCCGGGTCGGAGTCAGATTATTCGCGGTTAATGTGACTCTGACCCGGATTTTCAGTCGGCGGTGGTGGGATCGATGACCGCGCGGATGCGGGCGATGGCGTTCGCCGGGAATCCGCCCTCCTGCGCGTGCTGCCGGATCGTCGCCTCGTCCGGGGCGATGTAGATGCAGTACACCTTGTCGTCGGTGACGTAGCTCTGGACCCACTGGATCTTCGGTCCCATGCTCTGGAGCACGCCGCAGGATTTCTGCGAGATCCCGTGCAGATCCGCCGCCGACAGCTTGCCGGCCCCCGGTATGTCCCGCTCGATCACGAATTTCGGCATCGTCGTCTCCTTCGGCTGTCGTCAGCAACACCGCGCGCCCCGCCCCGCGTGCCGCCGCTCCAGCGCCCACGCGAGGAACTCGCCTCGCGCGAGCGGGCGCTCGCCGGGATGGGTGACCCGCATGTGCTCGACGTACGCGTCGTAATCCGGCACGCCGAACACCTTGCGCCAGGCTCGGGCGAACTCCTTCAGGCGATCAGACATACGCCGCTCCTTTCGCCATCGCCGCCGGCGGCGTTTCGACCGCGGTCGGGTGCGAGGTGCGCCACGCCTGCAGGCCGATGCGGATCGCGTAGATGCACATCACCACCACGAGCAGCACGAAGAACGCGCACACCGCCGCGTCGAGATAGTTGTTGAACGCGACGCGCGACATCTCTTCCACGCTCTTCGCCGGCGCGATGATCCTGCCTTCCGCCGCGCCGTCCGCGAAGCGCTTCGCCTGCGCGAGGAAGCCGATCGCCGGCGTCGGATGGAAGATCTTCTGCACGCCCGCGGTCAGCGTCGTCACCAGCAGCCACGCGGTCGGTATCAGCGTGATCCACACGTAGCGCTCGCGCTTCATCTTCACCAGCACCACCGTGCACGCGATGAGCGCGATGCCCGCGAGCATCTGGTTGCCGATGCCGAAGAGCTGCCACAGGGTGTTGATGCCGCCGAGCGGATCGACCACCCCCTGATAGAGGAAGTAGCCCCACAACCCCACGCACAGCCCGGTCGCGGCGACGTTCGCCGGCAGCGAGTCGGTGTTGCCGAGCGGCGTCCAGACGTGGCCGAGCATGTCCTGGATCATGAAGCGGCCCACGCGCGTTCCGGCATCCACCGCCGTCAGGATGAACAGCGCCTCGAACAGGATCGCGAAGTGGTACCAGAACGCTTCGAGCGACTTGCCGCCCATCGCCTGCGCGAGGATCTGCGCCATCCCCACCGCCAGCGTCGGCGCGCCGCCCGCACGCGAGAGGATCGTCTTCTCCCCGATGTCGTGCGCGGTCTGGCTGATCATCTCGGGCGTGATGACGAAACCCCAGCCCGAGATCGTCTGCGCCGCCTGCTGCACCGTCGTACCGATCACCGCGCCGGGACTGTTCATGACGAAGTAGATGCCCGGATCGAGCACGCACGCGGCGGTGAGCGCCATGATCGCGACGAACGATTCGGTGAGCATGCCGCCGTAGCCGATCATGCGGATGTGGCCTTCGCTCTCGATCATCTTCGGCGTGGTGCCCGACGAGATCAGCGAATGAAAGCCCGACACCGAGCCGCAGGCGATCGTGATGAAAAGGAACGGGAAGAGGCTCCCCGAGAACACCGGCCCGGTGCCGTCGACGAAGCGCGTCACGTCGGGCATCCTCAAATTCGGCGCGACGATATAGATCCCGAGCGCCAGCGCCACCACCGTGCCGATCTTGAGGAAGGTCGAGAGATAGTCGCGCGGCGCGAGCATGAGCCACACCGGCAGGCTGGAGGCGATCGCGCCGTAGATGATGATCGCCCATGCGAGCTCGGTGCCTTTCAACGTGAACGCGGGACCCCACGAAGGATCGTCGGCCACCGCGCCGCCGAACCAGATCGACAGCAGCAGCAGCACCACGCCGATCGCCGACGCCTCGCCCACGCGCCCCGGACGCAGGTAGCGCATGTATACGCCCATGAGGAGCGCGATCGGGATCGTCGCCGCGATGGTGAAGGTGCCCCACGGGCTTTCGGCGAGCGCCTTGACCACGACCAGCGCCAGCACCGCGAGGATGATGATCATGATCGCCAGCACGCCGACCAGCGCGACCGAGCCGGGCACGGGACCGAGCTCCATCTTCACGATCTCGCCGAGCGACTTGCCGTCGCGCCGCGTCGAGACGAAGAGCACGATCATGTCCTGCACCGCGCCGGCGAGCACCACGCCGACGAGTATCCACAGCATGCCCGGCAGGTAACCCATCTGCGCCGCCAGCACGGGGCCGACCAGGGGTCCGGCGCCGGCGATCGCCGCGAAGTGATGGCCGAACAGCACCCACTTGTTGGTCGGCACGTAATCCATGCCGTCGTTGCGCCGCACCGCCGGCGTCGGCCGCGACGGGTCGACCTGCAGCGCGCGCTCGGCGATGTAACGGCTGTAGTAGCGGTAAGCGATGAAGTAGACGGCGAGCGCGGCGGTGACCAGCCAGGCCGCGTTGACCGTCTCGCCGCGGTTGAGCGCTATCGTTCCGAACCCGATGGCGCCGACCGCGGCGATGGCGAGGGTGACGAGGGTGGACGCGAGCTTCGACATGAAGACCTCCGCGGGTTAGAGGGTCGTCGAGCGTTCCATCGTATGCCTCGGCGCAACCGCCGTCGAGGCGTTAAGCTAGACCCTCCCCCCGAAATCCGGGTCGGAGTCGAATTTTCGAAAGTCAGGTTTTCCGCCACACACTCGATGCATCGACGCAGCTTCCTTCTCGCATTCCCCTCGCTTGCACTTGCTATTCGCGCCTACGCCGGCGAGGCGCGCCTTCCACGGATCGCAGCGGTACCGGGCGGCGTCGCCGAGGTGCGCCTCGGCAATGCGCCTGCTGCCCCGCGCGTGCACCTCGGCGACAAGCGCGTGCTCGTCGCGCGCAACGGCAACGAATGGGTCGCGCTCGTCGGCATCCCCCTCGCGACCAAGGCGGGTGCGACGCTGCACGTCGACGTCGAGCGCGCCGACGGACGCAAAGAGCGCCGCGACATCCCGATCGCGCCCAAGACGTATGCGTCGCAGCGCCTCAAGGTGAAGCCGGGCCAGGTCGAGCTCTCGCCCGAAGACCTCGCGCGCTACGAGCGCGAGCGCGCGCATCTGAAGAAAGTGCTGAAGACGTTCAGCGAAGAGCCGCCGGCCACGTTCGCATTCGCGCAACCCGTACCCGGACGCCGCTCGAGCTCGTTCGGCCTGCGCCGCTTCTTCAACGGCGTCGCGCGCAATCCTCACGGGGGCATGGACATCGCCGCGTCGAGCGGCACGCCGATCGTCGCTCCGACCTCGGGCCGCGTGATCGACGTCGGCGATTACTTCTTCTCGGGCAACCAGGTGGTGCTCGATCACGGCAGCGGCCTGCTGACGCTCTACGCGCACCTGTCGCGCGTCGACGCGAGCGAAGGACAAGCGCTGAAGGCCGGCGAAGCGTTCGGCGCGGTCGGCGCGACGGGGCGCGTGACCGGCCCGCACCTGCACTTCTCGGTCTATCTCAATTCCACCGCGGTCGATCCGGCGTCGTTCCTCCCGTAAGCGGCCGATTGCGGGCCGCGCGCCGCACGCAACATAATCGGCGCGAGTGCGGGCGACATCGCACGTCACCGGAGGTCGGCAGTGGCGCAGCAAAGAGACGGACCGAGCGCGCTTCCGGGGCTGCTCGCAATGCTCCTCGCGGTCAGCGCGATCGTGTGGTATCAGCAGGCGCCGCTCGAGAGCGCGCGCCCGCCGCACGGCGCGCCCCCGGCCAAACCGGACGAGCAGCAGAAGGTCGAGGCGCGGCTGTGGCAGGACCCGCTCGAAGTCGTGAGACAACACCTGGCGCGCCCGTCGGGCGACGGTTCGGGCAGGACGACGTTCGACGTCTCGCTACCCGCGGATGCTTTGTCGGGAAAATCCCCACGGCTTCTTCAGGGAAGCTGGCAGCCGGAACGCAGGAATCCGATCGGCGTGACCGCCGCCGAGCACACCGAGCGCCTGCGCGGACTGTTCGCCGGCCTCACGGCGCCGCAACGGCTCGGGATCGTCGCCGTGATGCTGCCGGGCGCGCCGTACGCCGAGGCAGCCGAAACGCGACGCCGCATCCGCTACGCGGTCGTCTCGGCGCTCCTCGCCGAGCAGCTCGAGCCCGAGGACGCCGAAAGCCTCCGTTACGTGGCGTACGAGCCGCCGCCGCAGGGTCCCGTAAAGCGGCGCGCCGAGCTCATCGTGCCGTACGAACGCTTCGTCGCCGGTTCCCGCCGCGCCAGCGTCGTGCTGCTGTGGCTCGATGACCGGTGGTTCGCGCAGGACCCGCTCGAGAAGCTGCATCGCCTCGCCACCGATCTGCGCGGCGCGCTGCCCGCCGATGTCCAGGCGCAGGTCAAGGTGCTGGGGCCGACCGGATCGCAGATGCTGTACGACATCGTGACCGCGCTCGCGCCGGCGCAGATCGTCGCGTCCACCAACGGCGCTGTCGACTCGCTGCGACCGGTGCACGCGCCGGCGTGGTGCGCACCGGGCAAGGTGCCGACGTTCGAGCTCATCTCGCCGTTCGCGACGAGCGAGACGTACGTCGCGGCGCCCCTCGAGCCCGACGCACGCTTTACTCCCGGGGGCGCGCTCACCGCCTACGCGGCGATGCGCAGCCGCGCGGCGCAGGCATTGCGCCAGTGCAACATCGCGCTCAAGCGCGCCATCGGCACCGACCTGCAGCTCGCGGCGCTCATCGGCGCCGAGCTCGAGCTCCGGGGCGTGCGCGTCGCCCGCGATCGCATCGCGGTCGTCGCCGAAGCGGATACGACGTATGCGCGCGCCTTCCCGGCGCAGATGCAGCGCGCCAACTGCAGCCCGCAGGCGCCCTCACAGGGCAAGTGCCGCATCGATTACTTCAGCTACCTGCGCGGGCTCGACGGCCGCACCGCCGGCGACGGCGCACAGGAGGCGCCGCGGGCGTCCGACAAGCGCGGGGACAAGGACGCTCCCAAAGCGGGGGCGACCGAGCGCGCCGACGGCAACAGCCAGCAGGATTATCTGCGGCGCCTTGCCGCCCATATCAAGGCGCTCGACGAGGAGTCGATGCGGCAGGGGCGCGGCGAGCTGCGGGCGATCGGCGTCATGGGCAGCGACATCTACGACAAGCTCCTCGTGCTGAGGGCGCTGCGCGAAGCGTTTCCGAAAGCGCTGTTCTTCACCACCGATCTGGACGCCCGCATGCTGCAGTCTTCCGAGATCGAATGGACGCGCAACCTCCTCGTCGCGTCGAGCTTCGGCCTCGAGCTGCGCAACGAGCTCCAGGTGCACGTGCCGCCGTTCCGCGACAACTACCAGACCGCCGCGTTTTTCGCGACCCGGCTCGCCGTGGGCTCGCACGCGGATCCGTGGTCGACGCGCAGCGAAAGCCTGCTCGCGACGCCGCGCATGTTCGAGATCGGACACTCGCGCGCGTTCGATCTCACCGCGTACGACGCGGGCGAGCGCGGATCGTGCACCAGCATCGACGATTGCGCGTCGCTGCACCCGGTTGCGACGCGTTACACGCCGGATCCGCTCAAGTCGTCGCTGCTGCTCCTCGCCGGGTTCCTGCTGTTGTGGCGGCTCACCTACTCGTACAGCGCCTCGGTGCGGGCGGCGACGCGCGACGCGCGCGACATCGCACCGGGGACGGTGGCGGCGCTCGCGATCGCGGCGATTGCGGGCGTGATCATGTACGTCGTGCTGCTCGCGGCGAGCGCTGCGCTGCAGACGCCGTCGCTGCGCGCGCAGCCGGCCGCGGTGCGCATCGGCGGATTGCTGCTCGCGGGCGCGCTGGCGGCCGCGCTGCTGTCGGCGGCGTTCGTCAGGCTGCACGGCGCGTTCTCGGCCAGCGCGCGGTTCCGCCGCGTCGGCGTCGGCGCGGCGTGGCTCGGCATCGCCGCCGCGGCGGTGGCGTGGATCGTCGCGGGGCTGAACGACGGCTACGAGCCGTGGACGTGGTCCGACGGCATCAGCATCTGGCCGTCGGTGGCGATCCGGCTTCTGGCCGTGGTGCTGACGATCTATTTCATTCTGCGCATCCGGCGCATCGTCGCGGAGAACGAAGCGCTCATCGCTTCGCGCTTCGGGTTGTCGGCGCCGGATGCGTTGCGGCTGCCGTTTCCCGGCTGGCGCGCATTGTTCAGAAACCGACGCCCCGAGCACCTCCTGGTGCGCACGTGGGTGCCGGATCGCGACGACGCGGTGCCCGACGCGGCGGATCGAACGGTCATCGTCGCCGATCGGTGGAAGGAGTTCGTCGTCAGGGGCGCGTGGTGGGCGCGCTGCTATCGCTGCGCGCCGCTCACGATCGTCGGGCTGGGGGTGGGCTGGCTGCTCGTCGCGTGGCTCGGCGAGCCGGGCGTGCCGTATCGCGGCTTCGCGAGCCTTTTCGTCTACAGCCTGGTGATCTTCGTGGGGGTCGTGCTGTTCCTGTACCTCATCTTCATCGTCGTCGACGTGATCAAGCTCGCGCAGCGCATGATCGACCAGTTGAACGACGGGGTATCGCAGTGGCCGGACAGCACGCAGCAGAAGTTCCAGGAGCAGCTGCACCTCGACGGGCCGACGCGCAACGACTGGATCGACCTGCGCTGGATCGCCGAGCACACCGCGGCGATCGACACCGTCATCTATTACCCCGCGATCATCCTCGTGCTCTTCATCTTCGCCAGGCACCGCGCCATCGACAACTTCGACATCAACCCGGCGCTCATCGTCATCTTCGTGATCTCGGGGCTGACGGCGGTCGCGTGCGCGGTGATGGTGCGGCGCTCGGCCGAGCACGCGCGGCACGTCGCCGCCTCGCGCATCTCGCGGCGGCTCATCGCGGCGAAAGGCGACGGCGCCGCGACGGCCTCGGCCCAGCTCCAGGAAGTGCTCGATCGCGTGGAAAAGCTGCGCGACGGCGCTTTCGCGCCGTATGCCCAGCAACCGATGTTGAAAGCGCTGCTGCTGCCGCTGGGCGGGATCGGCGGCGCCGCGCTGGTGGACTACCTGACCCTCTTCGGCATCTGACCCTCCGCTGCTTCCGATCTAAGTAGTTCGCCCGTCACGCTTTTTGGCGTAAATTACGGCCCGGACGGCGCGCGGCGGCGCGGCGGTAGATCGTATCCGCAGGCTCCGCAATGAAAAAGTTCGCCTTTTTGCTAAAGGTGGCGACCGCCGTCCCCGTTAAGGCGGTAGCCGAGCACTTTTTCCGGTCGGCGTACGGTCGTCCGTGGAAGGGTGGTCAAGCAAGCAATGAAAGAACAACAACAAACCGAAGGGTGGCCGGTCGGGTCCTGCGATGTCGGGTACGGCCGCGCCGCAGAGGAAATGTAATGCGGCTCGGGCTGCGCGCAAAATTCACCGTCATGGTGCTGGTCCTGCTGATCGGCACTCTGGCGGCGAACACCTATTACTTCGTCCAGGCATCGATCGAGCGCCAGGAGCAGCAGCTGCACGAGCGCGGGCGCGCGCTCGGCCGGCTGATCTCGGTCATCAGCCCGCAGGCGATCCTCGCGTTCGACTATCTGCAGCTCAACGACTACACCCGCGAGGTGTCCTCCCAGCCGGACGTCGTGTACGGCGTGGTGCTGTCCCGCGACGGGATGCCGATCAGCACCTACATCCGGGGCGCGAGCACGTCGGCGCGTGAAAAGCTCGAAGCCGCCGGCCCGAAAGCACTTCTCGCGGCGCTGCAACAACTGGGCGGCGAGGACAACCTCCTCCACCTCGAATTCCCGATCGTGCACAACCAGGTCGTGCTCGGCCACTTCCTGGTGGGCCTCAGCCGCGAATCGTTGCACCGCGAGATCCGGGGCCAGCTCGCGAGGCAGCTCGGCCTGTTCGCCGCCATCGTGCTCTTCCTCGGCGCGGCCATCTACGCAGTGTTCCGTTTCAGCGTGCTGGTGCCGATCCAGAAGCTCATCGCAGCATCGCACGAAGTCGGCCGCGGCGAGTATCCCGTCGTCGAAGTCAAATCCACCGACGAGTTCGGCACGCTCGCGCAGGCCTTCAACACGATGGCCGCCGAGGTCAAGCTGAAGCAGGAGAAGCTGCACCGGCAGGCGAACTTCGACGCGCTGACCGGTCTGCCGAACCGCATGATGGCTTTCGATCGCATCAGCCGCGAGATCAGCCGCGCGAAGCGCTCGGGCGAGCGCTTCGCGCTGATGTTCGTCGATCTCGACAACTTCAAGGACGTGAACGACTCGCTCGGCCATGCCGCCGGCGACCAGCTTCTGGTGGGCATCGGCGCGCGCCTGCAGGCGTGCATGCGCGATGCCGACAGCGTCGCGCGCCTCGGGGGCGACGAGTTTCTGGTGCTCGTGCCGGACGTCGCCGACGAAGTCGAGATCGAGCGCATCGCCGCGCGCATGGCCGATGCGGTGTCGGAGCCGCAAGAGCTCTGCGGGCGCCAGGTCGTCGCCAAGTGCAGCATCGGCATCGCGCTCTATCCGGACAACGGCGTGAGCGTCGAAGCGCTCATGGCGAACGTCGACAACGCGATGTACCAGGCCAAGGCGCTGCGCGACGGCTCGGCGATGTTCTTCACCGAGGAGATGAACACGCGGCTGCGCTCGCGTATGGAGCTGGAGCAGGACCTGCACACCGCGGCGAAGCTGGGCCAGCTCGCGCTGCACTTCCAGCCGATCTACGTCACGGGCACGGCTCGCCCGGCGGGCGCCGAAGTGCTGCTGCGCTGGCAGCATCCGGAGCGCGGCAACGTCAGCCCCGCCGATTTCATTCCGATCGCCGAGGCGAGCGGGCAGATCGTCGCCATCGGCGACTGGGTGCTCGAGCACGCGTGCCGCGCGTGGGCGGGCTGGCGCAGCCACGGCATCGATCCGGGCATTCTGGCGATCAACATCTCCGGGGTGCAGTTCAGGAAGCGTTTCTCGAAACGGCTGGCCGAGCTCATGGCCGCCTATGGGGTGCCGGCGCAGGCGCTCGAGCTGGAGGTGACCGAGCGCGTGCTGCTCGACGACCAGGATTCCGTCGCCGAAGAGCTGGCGAGCCTGCGAGCGCTCGGCGTTCGCCTGTCGCTCGACGATTTCGGCACCGGCTATTCGGCGCTGAGCTATCTGAAGCGCTTCAAGTTCGACCTGCTGAAGATCGACCAGGGCTTCGTCGCGGGTCTGCCGGGGAACCCGGACGACACTTCGGTGGTCAAGGCTATCCTTGCCATGGCGGCGGGGCTCGACCTCAAGGTCGTCGCCGAAGGCGTGGAGACTCACGAGCAGCTTCACTTCCTCACCGCGCACGGCTGCGACTTCGCGCAGGGTTATTTCCTGGCGAAGCCAATGGATGAAGCGAGTTACGGCCGCTTTCTCGAGCGCGTCCGCACCGACGAAGTGGCCGCGGCGTGATGCGCGCCATGGGTGTAAGGAGCTTGGAAGTGGGATTTCGATCGATCCGCAAGTGGCTGGGTATCGTGCAGGGCGCCGCCGCCGTCGCCGCGGCCGCCTGTGCGGCGCCCTCCGCGACGGCCGCGGAGCAACAGCTCGTCCTCGGCATCTTCCCGCGCTACAACGCGACCGAGACCGCGACCATGTACGTCCCGCTCGCCGAGCACCTGAGCCGCCGCCTCGGCAATGCACGCGTCTCGGTCGTGACCGCCAAGGATTTCGATGCGTTCTGGAAAGGCGTCGAACAGCAGAAGTACGACATCGTCCACTACAACCAGTATCACTACATCCGCTCGTCGCAGCACTATCGCGTGATCGGCCACAGCAAGGAATTCGGCAGGAGCGCGGTCGCGGGAGCGATCTACGTGCGCAAAGACAGCGGCATCACCGATCTCGCCCAGCTTCGCGGCCGCACGGTGATCTTCGGCGGCGGCAAAGACGCCATGATGAGCTATATCGGGCCGCGCTTTCTCATGATGCG
This genomic stretch from Burkholderiales bacterium harbors:
- a CDS encoding DUF4242 domain-containing protein — protein: MPKFVIERDIPGAGKLSAADLHGISQKSCGVLQSMGPKIQWVQSYVTDDKVYCIYIAPDEATIRQHAQEGGFPANAIARIRAVIDPTTAD
- a CDS encoding YbdD/YjiX family protein; the protein is MSDRLKEFARAWRKVFGVPDYDAYVEHMRVTHPGERPLARGEFLAWALERRHAGRGARCC
- a CDS encoding carbon starvation CstA family protein → MSKLASTLVTLAIAAVGAIGFGTIALNRGETVNAAWLVTAALAVYFIAYRYYSRYIAERALQVDPSRPTPAVRRNDGMDYVPTNKWVLFGHHFAAIAGAGPLVGPVLAAQMGYLPGMLWILVGVVLAGAVQDMIVLFVSTRRDGKSLGEIVKMELGPVPGSVALVGVLAIMIIILAVLALVVVKALAESPWGTFTIAATIPIALLMGVYMRYLRPGRVGEASAIGVVLLLLSIWFGGAVADDPSWGPAFTLKGTELAWAIIIYGAIASSLPVWLMLAPRDYLSTFLKIGTVVALALGIYIVAPNLRMPDVTRFVDGTGPVFSGSLFPFLFITIACGSVSGFHSLISSGTTPKMIESEGHIRMIGYGGMLTESFVAIMALTAACVLDPGIYFVMNSPGAVIGTTVQQAAQTISGWGFVITPEMISQTAHDIGEKTILSRAGGAPTLAVGMAQILAQAMGGKSLEAFWYHFAILFEALFILTAVDAGTRVGRFMIQDMLGHVWTPLGNTDSLPANVAATGLCVGLWGYFLYQGVVDPLGGINTLWQLFGIGNQMLAGIALIACTVVLVKMKRERYVWITLIPTAWLLVTTLTAGVQKIFHPTPAIGFLAQAKRFADGAAEGRIIAPAKSVEEMSRVAFNNYLDAAVCAFFVLLVVVMCIYAIRIGLQAWRTSHPTAVETPPAAMAKGAAYV
- a CDS encoding peptidoglycan DD-metalloendopeptidase family protein, encoding MHRRSFLLAFPSLALAIRAYAGEARLPRIAAVPGGVAEVRLGNAPAAPRVHLGDKRVLVARNGNEWVALVGIPLATKAGATLHVDVERADGRKERRDIPIAPKTYASQRLKVKPGQVELSPEDLARYERERAHLKKVLKTFSEEPPATFAFAQPVPGRRSSSFGLRRFFNGVARNPHGGMDIAASSGTPIVAPTSGRVIDVGDYFFSGNQVVLDHGSGLLTLYAHLSRVDASEGQALKAGEAFGAVGATGRVTGPHLHFSVYLNSTAVDPASFLP
- a CDS encoding EAL domain-containing protein, producing the protein MRLGLRAKFTVMVLVLLIGTLAANTYYFVQASIERQEQQLHERGRALGRLISVISPQAILAFDYLQLNDYTREVSSQPDVVYGVVLSRDGMPISTYIRGASTSAREKLEAAGPKALLAALQQLGGEDNLLHLEFPIVHNQVVLGHFLVGLSRESLHREIRGQLARQLGLFAAIVLFLGAAIYAVFRFSVLVPIQKLIAASHEVGRGEYPVVEVKSTDEFGTLAQAFNTMAAEVKLKQEKLHRQANFDALTGLPNRMMAFDRISREISRAKRSGERFALMFVDLDNFKDVNDSLGHAAGDQLLVGIGARLQACMRDADSVARLGGDEFLVLVPDVADEVEIERIAARMADAVSEPQELCGRQVVAKCSIGIALYPDNGVSVEALMANVDNAMYQAKALRDGSAMFFTEEMNTRLRSRMELEQDLHTAAKLGQLALHFQPIYVTGTARPAGAEVLLRWQHPERGNVSPADFIPIAEASGQIVAIGDWVLEHACRAWAGWRSHGIDPGILAINISGVQFRKRFSKRLAELMAAYGVPAQALELEVTERVLLDDQDSVAEELASLRALGVRLSLDDFGTGYSALSYLKRFKFDLLKIDQGFVAGLPGNPDDTSVVKAILAMAAGLDLKVVAEGVETHEQLHFLTAHGCDFAQGYFLAKPMDEASYGRFLERVRTDEVAAA
- a CDS encoding PhnD/SsuA/transferrin family substrate-binding protein — translated: MGFRSIRKWLGIVQGAAAVAAAACAAPSATAAEQQLVLGIFPRYNATETATMYVPLAEHLSRRLGNARVSVVTAKDFDAFWKGVEQQKYDIVHYNQYHYIRSSQHYRVIGHSKEFGRSAVAGAIYVRKDSGITDLAQLRGRTVIFGGGKDAMMSYIGPRFLMMRAGLKDGDFKTEFAINPPNALLALYHRQADAAGGGDILIDLPVVKNAINSGELRILATTEPLLFLPWAVKHTMPAKQREAIQAILTELDKTDAGKAVLKAAKTSGIEKAEDKDYVPHRKMIDAVFGAQGTVKQ